From Myxococcus guangdongensis, the proteins below share one genomic window:
- a CDS encoding DoxX family protein → MNAATLTEQPDFLKAAALLPPRLSLGSTMVVHGIAKLRKEGTEQHAGFFEQLGLTPARPLVLATGVTEVLAGVGAILGIATRPAAVAVLVTQAFAIAKVHGSKGFDNTKGGFEFNLALCAIALGLLLRGPGRLSVHSAVESKVKRKELRRFKLLPRQRRGSRLLDLLG, encoded by the coding sequence ATGAACGCGGCGACGCTGACCGAGCAACCGGACTTCCTCAAGGCGGCGGCCCTGCTGCCTCCTCGCCTGTCATTGGGCTCGACCATGGTGGTGCATGGCATCGCCAAGCTGCGCAAGGAGGGCACCGAACAGCACGCGGGCTTCTTCGAGCAGCTCGGCCTCACGCCGGCCAGGCCCCTGGTGCTGGCCACCGGCGTGACCGAGGTCCTCGCGGGGGTGGGCGCCATCCTGGGCATCGCGACCCGACCCGCGGCGGTGGCGGTGCTCGTCACCCAGGCGTTCGCCATCGCGAAGGTCCACGGCTCCAAGGGCTTCGACAACACGAAGGGCGGCTTCGAGTTCAACCTCGCCCTGTGCGCCATCGCCCTCGGGTTGCTCCTGCGGGGTCCGGGTCGACTGTCGGTGCACAGCGCCGTGGAGTCGAAGGTGAAGCGCAAGGAACTGCGGCGGTTCAAGCTGCTGCCGCGTCAGCGCCGGGGCTCCAGGCTCCTGGACCTGCTGGGTTAG